The following proteins come from a genomic window of Candidatus Krumholzibacteriia bacterium:
- the ispG gene encoding (E)-4-hydroxy-3-methylbut-2-enyl-diphosphate synthase: MHPRILLSREVDLGTLKIGGRQPLSCQSMITAQTEDSEAAYREISELEEAGADLVRLTVPGLKAAASLESLRERMARAGICTPLVADIHFSPEAAILAADFVEKVRINPGNFSDRKRFEESEFTDEHYQRELERVAGLFTPLVEKCQRLGRVLRIGANHGSLSDRVMTRFGDTPRGMVESALEYARIAESLDFHDLVFSMKASSVRTAINAGRLLALEQLRRSEEEGLPVYPFHLGVTEAGEGEDARMKSFLGIGGLLRWGIGDTLRVSLTEEAVREIPVARELAAHFEEARTDAVPWTLQELVEALQGEKLPAARALEDPGHRHPVILSPVHWKPGVEDLRSTDWDESAPDHISTEERGGCSEVDKEDVLALCLGPGLDLLEGRSGGLRVLADSAESARERCRLAFSLLQNTRLRMNRADFITCPGCGRTHFELQEVSRKLRDRFAHRKGLKIGVMGCLVNGPGEMADADYGYVGAAPGRVDLYRGQECVEKNIPESEAVEKLEELINSREQTSDPRDTGQ, from the coding sequence ATGCACCCAAGGATACTCCTCAGCCGCGAAGTGGATCTTGGCACCCTGAAGATCGGGGGCCGGCAGCCCCTGTCCTGTCAATCCATGATCACGGCACAGACCGAGGACAGCGAGGCGGCCTACCGGGAAATCAGCGAACTGGAAGAAGCGGGAGCGGATCTGGTCCGGCTAACGGTTCCTGGCCTGAAGGCAGCCGCTTCTCTTGAGTCCCTTCGCGAGCGAATGGCAAGGGCAGGGATCTGCACTCCCCTGGTTGCAGACATTCATTTCAGCCCGGAGGCTGCTATTCTGGCGGCGGACTTTGTCGAGAAAGTCCGCATCAACCCCGGCAATTTCTCCGACCGAAAGCGCTTTGAAGAATCGGAATTCACGGACGAGCATTACCAAAGGGAGCTGGAGAGGGTGGCGGGCCTTTTCACGCCTCTTGTGGAAAAGTGCCAGCGACTGGGCCGCGTCCTTCGCATCGGAGCAAATCATGGTTCCCTTTCCGACCGCGTGATGACGCGCTTTGGTGACACTCCCCGGGGCATGGTGGAAAGCGCTCTCGAGTACGCCCGCATCGCAGAGTCTCTCGACTTCCACGACCTTGTGTTTTCCATGAAGGCCAGTTCCGTGCGAACGGCCATCAATGCGGGCCGCCTGCTTGCCCTGGAGCAACTACGCCGAAGCGAGGAAGAGGGTCTGCCGGTGTATCCCTTTCATCTTGGTGTGACAGAGGCCGGGGAAGGGGAGGACGCTCGCATGAAGAGCTTCCTGGGAATCGGGGGGCTGCTTCGCTGGGGAATTGGCGATACTCTTCGGGTGTCCCTGACCGAAGAAGCGGTGCGGGAGATTCCTGTGGCCCGGGAATTGGCAGCGCATTTCGAGGAAGCCAGAACGGATGCAGTTCCCTGGACTCTTCAGGAGCTTGTCGAAGCCCTCCAGGGGGAGAAGCTTCCCGCAGCCCGCGCACTGGAGGATCCCGGACACCGTCACCCGGTGATTCTATCACCGGTTCACTGGAAACCCGGAGTGGAGGATCTGAGATCTACCGACTGGGATGAAAGCGCCCCGGACCACATCAGCACAGAGGAGCGTGGTGGCTGCTCAGAGGTCGACAAGGAGGATGTCCTGGCCCTCTGCCTCGGCCCCGGACTCGATCTTCTGGAGGGTCGCAGCGGAGGACTCAGGGTCTTGGCAGACAGCGCGGAATCTGCCCGGGAGCGATGCCGCCTCGCCTTTTCGCTCTTACAGAACACAAGGCTCCGCATGAACCGTGCTGACTTTATCACCTGTCCCGGATGCGGGAGGACTCACTTCGAACTCCAGGAAGTAAGCAGGAAGTTGCGCGACAGGTTTGCCCACAGAAAAGGACTGAAGATCGGAGTCATGGGCTGCCTTGTGAACGGCCCCGGGGAAATGGCCGATGCGGACTACGGCTATGTGGGTGCGGCTCCCGGTCGCGTGGACCTGTATCGAGGGCAGGAATGTGTGGAAAAGAACATTCCCGAATCAGAGGCAGTGGAGAAGCTGGAAGAGTTGATCAACTCCCGGGAGCAAACCAGCGACCCCCGAGATACTGGGCAGTAA
- a CDS encoding NYN domain-containing protein yields the protein MSKAAILIDGAYLEMLLIKEYDRAQVDYHKLARELVLEAGRQTGRHLTLLRTLYYHALPWAAPDPSEEELERVQKKQGFFHRLEFLPRFEVKLGRTLRYVDEEGYADYEQQGVDVLMVADMVSLAARGMIEHLILLAPHSSFVPVIRQIKDMGVIVHLVHAGNMTSSVDLRRECDERIDMDPEFIDEVRRSHNTRRTDAGFNREPNEFSNQ from the coding sequence ATGTCGAAAGCTGCGATTCTTATTGATGGTGCGTATTTGGAGATGCTTCTGATCAAGGAGTACGACCGGGCGCAGGTGGACTACCACAAACTTGCCAGGGAACTGGTGCTTGAGGCAGGCCGACAGACCGGTCGTCACCTCACCCTGCTTCGCACCCTCTACTACCACGCCTTACCCTGGGCCGCGCCTGACCCCAGCGAAGAAGAGTTGGAAAGGGTGCAGAAGAAACAGGGTTTCTTCCATCGCCTTGAGTTCCTTCCCCGCTTTGAAGTCAAGCTGGGCCGCACTCTTCGCTATGTGGACGAGGAAGGCTATGCGGACTACGAACAACAGGGCGTGGATGTGCTCATGGTAGCTGACATGGTGTCCTTGGCGGCGCGCGGCATGATTGAACACCTGATCCTCCTCGCGCCCCACTCCAGCTTTGTTCCGGTGATCCGGCAGATCAAGGACATGGGAGTGATCGTGCATCTGGTTCACGCCGGAAACATGACTTCAAGCGTTGACCTGCGAAGGGAATGCGACGAGAGAATCGACATGGACCCGGAGTTTATTGATGAAGTGAGGCGGTCCCACAACACCCGAAGGACGGATGCGGGGTTCAATCGGGAGCCAAACGAATTCAGCAACCAATAG
- a CDS encoding zinc-dependent metalloprotease, with protein sequence MFRISLSAIRILFALGLLVLAIPMNTALARQSCSEGYELLNEIAFQRVVDDLCRLELPVPGKHYSTCVETADRAFCIAPGTPKERVEEILRSLPTWTGDEGDRYNRVSRWSTTSYGWTGYLGDPVTIGYSFVPDGTWVPAEGQSSTLYAEMNSHFPNETTWKALFADILGLWSAKAGLTYVEQPDDGASFPNSTGVIGVRGDVRIACCNIDGSSNTLAYNYYPSSGGDMVLDSSENWGNSSQNYRFITNVVSHEHGHGMGLGHVIPTNYTKLMEAYYNSNFEGPKEDDVRGGQKNYGDPFEKNDDFADATDWGTISDGLTILDSGFSIDASNDKDYFRFEMSAHASLDVTLAPVGSYYQVGPEGGSASWIHTDEQHNLSMIIFDENFVTLATVNDTGLGENEVLDDFAMDAGIYYIRIQSAGGTGDVQLYKFWLYNTYDDFTGVGEGDAPLASLGLSAFPNPFNPKTTLRFYASEGPVGLEIFDTLGRRVHSSETLASQDGWMQMDWTGMDNASESVPSGIYFLRVRSGGMTETVRGVLLK encoded by the coding sequence ATGTTTCGCATCTCATTGTCCGCCATCCGGATCCTTTTCGCACTCGGATTACTGGTTTTGGCGATCCCCATGAATACTGCTCTGGCTCGCCAGAGTTGCTCCGAAGGCTATGAACTTCTGAACGAGATCGCTTTCCAGCGCGTGGTGGACGATCTCTGCCGCCTCGAACTTCCGGTTCCCGGGAAGCACTACTCCACCTGCGTGGAAACTGCTGACCGTGCCTTCTGTATCGCCCCCGGAACCCCGAAAGAGCGTGTGGAAGAGATTCTCCGCAGCCTCCCCACCTGGACCGGTGATGAGGGAGACCGCTACAATCGCGTAAGCCGCTGGAGTACGACCTCCTATGGCTGGACCGGCTATCTCGGCGACCCGGTCACTATTGGCTACAGCTTCGTGCCCGATGGAACCTGGGTTCCCGCCGAAGGGCAGTCCAGCACTCTTTATGCGGAAATGAACAGCCACTTCCCGAATGAAACAACCTGGAAGGCCCTGTTTGCCGATATTCTGGGTCTCTGGTCTGCCAAGGCCGGGCTCACCTATGTGGAGCAGCCGGATGATGGAGCTTCCTTCCCTAACTCCACCGGCGTGATCGGTGTCCGCGGAGATGTCAGGATTGCCTGTTGCAACATCGACGGTTCGAGCAATACCCTGGCCTACAACTACTACCCCAGCAGTGGCGGAGACATGGTTCTCGACTCTTCGGAGAACTGGGGCAACTCTTCCCAGAACTATCGCTTCATCACCAATGTCGTCTCCCATGAGCACGGTCACGGTATGGGACTCGGCCATGTAATTCCCACGAACTACACGAAGCTGATGGAAGCTTACTACAACAGCAACTTTGAAGGTCCCAAGGAAGACGACGTCCGCGGTGGCCAGAAGAACTATGGAGATCCTTTCGAGAAGAACGATGACTTCGCCGATGCCACGGACTGGGGAACGATCAGTGATGGTCTCACGATTCTGGATAGTGGCTTCTCCATCGACGCGAGCAACGACAAGGACTACTTCCGCTTCGAAATGTCTGCTCACGCCTCCCTCGATGTCACGCTTGCTCCGGTGGGATCCTACTATCAGGTCGGCCCCGAAGGTGGTTCCGCCAGTTGGATCCACACGGATGAGCAGCACAATCTTTCCATGATCATCTTCGATGAGAACTTTGTCACCCTGGCGACCGTCAATGACACGGGCCTCGGGGAAAACGAGGTTCTCGATGACTTCGCCATGGACGCGGGCATCTACTACATCCGCATCCAGAGTGCCGGGGGAACCGGTGATGTCCAGCTCTACAAGTTCTGGCTCTACAACACCTATGATGACTTCACCGGTGTTGGCGAAGGCGATGCTCCTCTGGCCTCGCTGGGCTTGAGCGCCTTCCCGAACCCCTTCAACCCGAAGACCACTCTCCGCTTCTATGCCTCTGAAGGTCCGGTTGGCCTGGAGATCTTCGATACTCTGGGACGGAGGGTTCACAGTTCCGAGACCCTCGCCTCTCAGGATGGCTGGATGCAGATGGACTGGACGGGAATGGACAATGCGAGCGAATCTGTTCCGAGTGGAATCTACTTCCTCCGGGTTCGTTCCGGCGGAATGACGGAAACCGTACGCGGCGTCCTTCTGAAGTAG
- a CDS encoding redox-sensing transcriptional repressor Rex yields MPRSKQNRKVKGVPEATILRLPLYLNRLRALQRAGAEQVSSRELADGLQIKAGQLRHDLHHFGGFSRPGHPYEVDALILRLIEVMKLGHCPYIIAGVGQLGQAIANYTHFDEYGFRLKGLFDVNPRIQGMLVRDIPVRGLLEMDSFIRKEKIEMGVLAVPPSAAQDVVDRMVKAGIRGIWNFAPVELETSPDVVVQEEFLSVSLMALNFKMKSISSGS; encoded by the coding sequence ATGCCCCGATCAAAACAGAACCGGAAAGTAAAGGGTGTCCCCGAGGCCACGATCCTGCGGCTTCCGCTCTACCTGAATCGCCTCCGTGCGCTTCAGAGAGCCGGCGCGGAACAGGTCAGCAGCCGTGAACTCGCCGATGGTCTGCAAATCAAGGCCGGACAACTTCGCCACGACCTCCATCACTTCGGTGGTTTCAGCCGCCCGGGTCACCCCTATGAAGTGGACGCACTGATCCTTCGCCTCATCGAGGTTATGAAGCTCGGCCACTGCCCCTACATTATTGCAGGAGTGGGACAGCTTGGTCAGGCTATCGCCAACTACACACACTTCGACGAGTACGGTTTTCGCCTGAAGGGCCTCTTCGATGTCAACCCACGCATTCAGGGCATGCTGGTTCGAGACATTCCCGTGCGAGGCCTTCTGGAGATGGATTCCTTCATCCGCAAGGAGAAGATCGAGATGGGGGTTCTCGCCGTGCCCCCTTCTGCGGCCCAGGATGTCGTGGATCGAATGGTGAAGGCGGGAATCAGGGGGATCTGGAACTTCGCTCCCGTGGAACTGGAAACTTCCCCTGATGTCGTGGTTCAGGAGGAGTTTCTTTCGGTGAGCCTTATGGCCCTGAACTTCAAAATGAAGTCTATTTCTTCAGGGTCTTGA
- a CDS encoding methylmalonyl-CoA mutase family protein — MKQTKTESAGETQFGTRHKLRFVTAASLFDGHDASINIMRRVLQQEGAEVIHLGHNRSVEEIVEAAIEEDAQGIAVSSYQGGHLEYFHFMVDLLRKRGAGHIRVFGGGGGTITDEESRELEADGVEKIYSVEDGRLLGLLGMIRDMMTRADFSTTDDLDTIPEGLFARDSLALARSITLLEKSKPGEYRDFLSGRLGSPAPLVLGITGTGGAGKSSLTDELVRRFLHHFPEREFAILSVDPSSRRTGGALLGDRIRMNAVHGPRTFMHSMATRRAHASTSVVVEDALLALRAAGFDLVILETAGIGQSDSQVADLCDLSLYVMTPEFGAPSQLEKIEMLDFARGVVINKADKRGAEDALRDVRKQVQRNRDLFEMPLDSMPVFLTAANHFGNEGVDRLFEWTLKQLEAAEEREWKAGKMPERATDVPSVVPGSRVRYLSEISEAVRSHHKESGSQAELAFRADGLARALREWGEEPPPVDQDYKPEALLVGKPEIQLLKQRYQELLSELDPGFRKQLAEWESRKDALKQDESSYEVRGKEIRVENYRESLSGTKIPKVALPSTRDWGELLQWFARENLPGSYPYTAGVFPFKRTAEDPTRQFAGEGIAERTNRRFHYLSRGLPAVRLSTAFDSVTLYGEDPNERPDIYGKVGNSGVSICSLDDVKRLYSGFDLCSPKTSVSMTINGPAPMMLAFYLNAAVDQAVEKRLKESGRWDEEKISSLCEGKQPQYRGDIPEGHDGSLLGMLGVSGEDLLPEEEYREIRDQVFANIRGTVQADILKEDQAQNTCIFSAEFALKMMGDVQEFFVENGVRNFYSVSISGYHIAEAGANPISQLAFTLANGFTYVEYYRARGMEIDRFAPNLSFFFSNGMDAEYSVIGRVARRIWAIAMRDLYGGNERSQKLKYHIQTSGRSLHAQEIQFNDIRTTLQALYAINDNAQSLHTNAYDEAITTPTEESVRRALAIQLIINREFGLAKNENPEQGAFIIDELTDAVEGAVLREFDAMTDRGGVLGSMETMYQRGKIQEESLHYETLKHSGELPIVGVNTFQNPETEEGRVEETEMIRSTEEEKQGQVEQVRNLSKLHGDRSGAALLRLREAALSGSNIFEALMDAARVCTIGQMSRALYDIGGQYRRGM, encoded by the coding sequence ATGAAACAGACAAAAACGGAATCAGCGGGCGAGACCCAATTCGGCACAAGGCACAAGCTTCGTTTTGTGACCGCAGCTTCCCTGTTTGACGGACATGATGCATCCATCAACATCATGCGAAGAGTTCTCCAGCAAGAAGGCGCCGAGGTCATTCATCTCGGGCACAACCGCTCGGTTGAGGAAATCGTGGAAGCGGCCATTGAGGAGGACGCTCAGGGAATTGCGGTTTCCAGTTACCAGGGCGGACACCTTGAGTATTTCCATTTCATGGTGGATCTGCTTCGTAAACGGGGAGCTGGTCATATCCGGGTCTTCGGTGGTGGCGGAGGCACGATCACCGATGAAGAATCGAGGGAACTGGAAGCGGACGGCGTGGAGAAAATCTACTCCGTAGAAGACGGCCGGCTTCTGGGTCTGCTTGGAATGATCCGGGACATGATGACTCGCGCAGACTTTTCCACCACGGATGATCTCGACACGATTCCCGAAGGCCTCTTTGCCCGCGATTCTCTGGCCCTGGCTCGCAGTATCACCCTGCTGGAGAAATCCAAACCCGGAGAATATCGGGACTTCCTCTCCGGGCGTCTCGGCAGTCCGGCCCCTCTTGTTCTGGGAATCACCGGAACCGGTGGAGCCGGAAAAAGCTCCCTGACCGATGAACTGGTTCGCCGCTTTCTTCACCATTTTCCCGAGCGCGAGTTTGCCATCCTCTCGGTGGATCCCAGCAGCCGCCGCACCGGAGGAGCACTCCTGGGGGACAGAATCCGGATGAATGCTGTCCATGGCCCTCGAACATTCATGCATTCGATGGCAACCCGTCGCGCCCATGCCTCCACCTCCGTCGTGGTCGAGGACGCACTCCTCGCGCTTCGTGCCGCGGGCTTTGATCTTGTCATTCTCGAGACAGCGGGAATCGGACAGAGTGACTCCCAGGTGGCAGACCTCTGCGACCTGTCCCTCTATGTCATGACTCCGGAGTTCGGTGCGCCAAGCCAACTGGAAAAGATCGAGATGCTCGATTTTGCCCGGGGCGTTGTCATTAACAAAGCCGACAAGCGTGGCGCAGAAGACGCCCTTCGCGATGTGCGTAAGCAGGTCCAGCGGAATCGGGATCTTTTTGAAATGCCCCTTGATAGCATGCCGGTCTTTCTGACCGCAGCCAACCACTTTGGTAATGAGGGAGTCGACCGTCTCTTTGAATGGACCTTGAAGCAACTGGAAGCCGCTGAAGAAAGAGAATGGAAGGCCGGGAAAATGCCCGAGCGGGCGACGGATGTTCCCAGCGTGGTTCCCGGAAGTCGGGTTCGCTATCTCTCGGAGATTTCCGAGGCTGTTCGCAGCCACCACAAGGAATCCGGGTCACAGGCCGAGTTGGCATTTCGCGCCGACGGTCTGGCGCGAGCCCTTCGTGAGTGGGGCGAAGAGCCCCCGCCCGTCGATCAGGATTACAAGCCGGAAGCCCTTCTCGTGGGCAAGCCAGAGATTCAACTCCTGAAGCAAAGATACCAGGAACTGCTATCCGAACTGGACCCCGGTTTCCGTAAACAACTGGCCGAATGGGAGTCCCGGAAGGATGCCCTGAAGCAGGATGAAAGCTCCTACGAAGTTCGGGGAAAAGAAATCCGGGTAGAAAACTACCGGGAAAGTCTGTCGGGAACAAAGATCCCCAAGGTGGCCCTGCCCTCGACCCGAGACTGGGGAGAACTGCTTCAGTGGTTCGCAAGAGAAAACCTGCCGGGTAGTTACCCCTATACTGCGGGTGTCTTTCCCTTTAAGCGTACCGCAGAAGATCCGACGAGACAGTTTGCGGGAGAGGGAATTGCGGAGAGAACGAATCGCCGCTTCCATTACCTGAGCCGGGGACTTCCGGCCGTTCGCCTGTCCACGGCCTTTGATTCCGTGACTCTTTATGGAGAAGATCCAAACGAGCGTCCTGACATCTATGGCAAGGTTGGAAACAGTGGCGTGAGCATCTGTTCGCTCGACGATGTCAAGCGACTCTACTCCGGCTTCGATCTCTGTTCCCCGAAAACCAGTGTCTCCATGACCATCAACGGCCCGGCACCCATGATGCTGGCCTTCTACCTGAATGCCGCCGTGGATCAGGCGGTGGAAAAACGCCTGAAGGAAAGCGGGCGCTGGGACGAAGAGAAAATCTCATCCCTCTGTGAAGGCAAACAGCCGCAATACCGGGGGGATATCCCGGAGGGACACGACGGAAGTCTTCTGGGAATGCTCGGGGTCAGCGGAGAAGACCTGCTGCCGGAAGAGGAGTACCGGGAGATCCGTGATCAGGTCTTTGCCAATATCCGTGGCACCGTTCAGGCCGACATTCTCAAGGAAGACCAGGCCCAGAACACCTGCATCTTCAGCGCGGAGTTCGCCCTGAAAATGATGGGGGACGTCCAGGAGTTCTTCGTTGAGAACGGTGTGCGTAATTTCTACAGTGTTTCCATTAGTGGCTATCACATTGCCGAGGCGGGGGCGAATCCCATCAGCCAGTTGGCCTTCACCCTTGCCAACGGTTTCACCTATGTGGAGTACTATCGTGCCCGGGGCATGGAGATTGACCGCTTTGCCCCGAACCTGAGCTTCTTCTTTAGCAATGGAATGGACGCCGAGTATTCCGTGATCGGTCGTGTCGCAAGGAGAATCTGGGCGATTGCCATGCGGGATCTCTACGGAGGAAACGAGCGCTCGCAGAAACTCAAGTACCACATTCAGACCAGCGGACGCAGCCTCCACGCTCAGGAGATCCAGTTCAACGACATTCGCACCACTCTGCAGGCCCTCTACGCCATCAATGACAATGCCCAGAGCCTGCACACCAATGCCTATGATGAAGCGATCACCACGCCGACCGAAGAGTCTGTACGCCGCGCCCTTGCAATCCAGTTGATCATCAACCGGGAGTTTGGTCTGGCAAAGAACGAGAACCCGGAGCAGGGTGCCTTTATCATTGACGAACTGACCGATGCGGTGGAAGGGGCCGTGCTTCGGGAATTCGATGCGATGACCGACCGCGGCGGCGTCCTCGGTTCCATGGAAACCATGTATCAGCGGGGGAAGATCCAGGAGGAGAGTCTCCACTACGAAACCCTCAAGCACAGCGGCGAACTTCCCATTGTGGGAGTCAATACATTCCAGAATCCGGAGACCGAGGAAGGTCGCGTAGAGGAAACGGAAATGATCCGCTCCACGGAAGAGGAAAAGCAAGGGCAGGTTGAGCAGGTTCGAAACCTCTCGAAACTCCACGGAGATCGCTCTGGAGCGGCTCTATTGAGACTCCGCGAGGCGGCCCTCTCCGGGAGCAACATCTTTGAAGCCCTGATGGATGCTGCCCGGGTCTGCACGATCGGCCAGATGAGCCGTGCGCTCTACGACATCGGGGGGCAGTACCGCCGCGGAATGTGA
- a CDS encoding thiolase family protein — MSESVVILDGGRRTPRADILEDNRRPGLFSRFSTTQLGGMAIAATLENTAIPSGLVGHVVMGMATHSHRDSIYAAQGMRWRGGLADDVPALTVARICGSGAESVAVGAEMILAGMRHDSQRPFLVVGGAESMQYPFILYNYRGRKIGQSVQKYGPIAASSLPPGEHLQDALLAGLYDPGAGMSMANTAEELARRYEISREEADAFGYRSHKNAAASRDAGHFDEEISPLSFRREGASEPITVSRDTHVMDEIIREKMARLPAAFEPGGIITAGNASAVVDGAAAMVIAREADAEMHGARPLARIAGMGVAACDPQIMGWGPVPATEKALASAGITGAEIEHVELNEAFAPQALACIRDFSDMGIDPEKVNPMGNAIALGHPLGATGSILTLTCAYALRRKRQRYGLVTMCIGGGQGIALILESA; from the coding sequence ATGTCGGAATCGGTTGTCATTCTCGATGGTGGGCGCAGAACCCCCCGTGCGGATATTCTGGAGGATAATCGCAGACCCGGTCTCTTTTCCCGTTTCAGTACAACACAACTCGGGGGTATGGCCATTGCCGCCACGCTGGAGAACACGGCGATTCCATCCGGGCTTGTGGGTCATGTGGTAATGGGAATGGCAACCCACAGCCACCGCGATTCTATCTATGCAGCACAGGGAATGCGTTGGCGGGGAGGCCTTGCCGATGATGTTCCCGCGCTGACCGTAGCAAGAATCTGCGGCAGTGGAGCAGAATCCGTGGCCGTGGGGGCAGAAATGATTCTGGCGGGAATGCGGCACGATTCCCAACGCCCCTTCCTTGTTGTCGGGGGCGCAGAGAGTATGCAGTACCCTTTTATTCTCTATAACTACCGGGGAAGGAAGATCGGCCAGAGCGTTCAGAAGTACGGACCCATTGCCGCTTCCTCGCTTCCGCCCGGGGAACATCTTCAGGATGCCCTGCTTGCAGGGCTTTATGACCCGGGCGCCGGGATGTCCATGGCCAATACGGCTGAGGAACTGGCGCGGCGCTATGAAATCAGTCGCGAGGAGGCCGATGCTTTCGGCTATCGCTCCCACAAGAATGCCGCCGCTTCCCGGGATGCCGGTCACTTTGATGAGGAAATCTCTCCCCTCTCCTTCCGCCGGGAAGGAGCTTCCGAGCCGATTACGGTCTCCCGGGACACCCATGTCATGGACGAAATCATCAGGGAGAAAATGGCGCGGCTCCCGGCCGCCTTTGAGCCCGGCGGAATCATCACTGCGGGAAATGCCAGTGCTGTTGTAGATGGTGCGGCGGCCATGGTGATCGCAAGAGAAGCGGATGCCGAGATGCACGGTGCACGCCCCCTGGCTCGTATTGCGGGAATGGGTGTCGCCGCCTGTGATCCGCAGATCATGGGGTGGGGACCTGTCCCCGCCACGGAAAAAGCGCTGGCCTCTGCCGGAATCACCGGTGCAGAGATTGAGCATGTGGAACTGAACGAGGCCTTTGCGCCACAGGCCCTGGCCTGCATCCGGGATTTCAGTGACATGGGAATCGACCCGGAGAAAGTGAATCCGATGGGAAACGCCATTGCGCTCGGGCACCCGCTGGGTGCTACTGGCTCCATTCTCACGCTGACCTGTGCCTATGCCCTTCGCCGCAAAAGGCAGCGATACGGGCTGGTCACCATGTGTATCGGGGGCGGGCAGGGAATCGCCCTGATTCTGGAGTCGGCCTAG
- a CDS encoding phosphohydrolase yields MADEIRALWPELDWIEDDGLREKTARCWEVAIEESDLDASDLEEIPFTLLTEKAVSFMAHKRSVVHICRDSALKMQEFYGDALPINLDVLIAGSILIDVGKLQEYTKRDGRVEVSDLGKLLRHPFTGVAVAQRFGLPPEVCHLIAVHSKEGDAFPRTIEGLIAHHADFMTFEPFKTLKK; encoded by the coding sequence ATGGCGGATGAAATACGCGCCCTTTGGCCGGAACTGGACTGGATTGAAGACGATGGGCTGCGTGAGAAAACAGCTCGCTGCTGGGAAGTGGCCATCGAGGAAAGTGATCTCGATGCTTCGGACCTCGAAGAGATTCCCTTTACCTTGCTTACGGAAAAAGCCGTCAGCTTCATGGCACACAAGCGAAGTGTCGTGCATATCTGCCGGGACAGCGCTCTCAAGATGCAGGAGTTCTACGGCGACGCCCTTCCCATCAACTTGGATGTGCTGATCGCCGGAAGCATCCTGATTGATGTGGGCAAGTTACAGGAATACACAAAGAGGGACGGTCGCGTGGAGGTCAGTGATCTGGGCAAGCTCCTTCGCCACCCCTTCACCGGGGTTGCTGTTGCCCAACGCTTTGGTTTGCCGCCGGAAGTCTGTCACCTGATTGCAGTGCATTCAAAGGAGGGGGACGCTTTTCCGAGAACGATCGAGGGGCTGATCGCCCACCACGCGGACTTCATGACTTTCGAGCCCTTCAAGACCCTGAAGAAATAG
- the selD gene encoding selenide, water dikinase SelD — protein MGPEDLAEIVSKLSPEESSELIVGIEHSDDAGVCPVSPELALVQTLDFITPNVDDPFRFGRIAAANSLSDVYAMGGTPLTALNICCFPPKLEKSILAEILRGGQSAIREAGAVLAGGHTIKDFELKYGLSVTGTVSPLRVLPNSGAKAGDRLILSKALGTAALFSGYGSGDLSEEDMEPAVQGMMTLNKLAAETLQPFVEDVALRSEADPSRGVHALTDVTGFGLAGHVHEVALASGLTVELFGQDLPEYPGARDMILQERLCGGSRTNRKALKGFLVSKGAREEDLWLACDAQTSGGLLISVAESDADNLLSELLEAGVADACFVGRVLEGSAGQVVVLG, from the coding sequence ATGGGTCCGGAGGACCTGGCGGAAATCGTCTCGAAGCTTTCCCCGGAGGAAAGTTCGGAATTGATCGTGGGAATCGAGCATTCCGACGATGCCGGGGTCTGCCCGGTCTCCCCGGAGCTAGCCCTGGTACAGACTCTCGACTTTATCACCCCCAATGTGGACGATCCCTTCCGCTTTGGCAGAATCGCCGCAGCGAATTCACTCAGCGATGTCTACGCCATGGGCGGCACACCGCTCACGGCTTTGAACATCTGCTGCTTCCCTCCGAAGCTGGAGAAGTCGATTCTCGCGGAGATTCTGCGGGGAGGGCAAAGTGCGATTCGCGAGGCGGGGGCTGTGCTGGCGGGCGGGCATACGATCAAGGACTTCGAACTGAAATACGGTCTTTCCGTGACCGGAACTGTATCGCCCCTGCGCGTTCTTCCCAATTCCGGGGCAAAGGCCGGTGATCGTCTGATTCTCAGCAAGGCTCTGGGAACGGCAGCCCTGTTCTCCGGCTACGGTTCCGGTGATTTAAGCGAAGAGGACATGGAGCCGGCGGTTCAGGGCATGATGACCCTGAACAAACTGGCGGCGGAAACCCTGCAACCCTTTGTCGAAGATGTGGCCCTTCGCAGTGAGGCGGATCCCTCCCGCGGGGTTCACGCCCTTACCGATGTCACCGGCTTCGGCTTGGCGGGTCATGTCCATGAAGTGGCACTGGCCTCCGGGCTCACCGTGGAACTCTTCGGTCAAGATCTCCCGGAATACCCCGGCGCAAGAGACATGATATTGCAGGAGCGCCTCTGTGGAGGTTCCCGCACAAACCGCAAGGCACTTAAGGGCTTTCTGGTTTCAAAAGGTGCGCGTGAAGAGGATCTCTGGCTGGCCTGCGATGCCCAGACCAGCGGGGGGCTTCTGATTTCCGTTGCAGAGTCCGATGCAGACAACCTTCTGTCGGAACTTCTGGAAGCCGGAGTTGCCGATGCCTGTTTCGTGGGGCGCGTCCTGGAAGGTAGCGCGGGTCAGGTCGTGGTTCTGGGATGA